One region of Phycicoccus sp. M110.8 genomic DNA includes:
- a CDS encoding LysM peptidoglycan-binding domain-containing protein: MPPVIAPAAVPPAAVSAPPAVVQKAKPAPHGWTTYTVRSGDNLSSIADRTGTTVGALVARNHLRDGGSRLSVGQHLSVPKTAAQARAEAARAKAAAAARAAAIRRATYVVRSGDTLSGIAARKGVSLAALLKANHLSTRSVIHIGQKVRIPGAGAASTARPAASAPTTATYTVRSGDTLSAIAARTKTPLGTLYKLNRLSARTVIHPGQHLRVRGTSASAARRASTTAYTVVSGDTLSGIAARKGVSLASLLKANHLSARTVIHVGQKLRVPSTAKPVSPSTNTFAGRTYPQATVSAANRNREALAARSVPSRTQTRAMIVATARRHGVDPTLALAVAWQESGWNQRQVSVANAIGVMQVIPSSGEWASQMVGRRLNLLNTQDNITAGVAILRSLTRSASNTDQAIAGYYQGLASVQKNGMYADTKSYVKAVKSHRGRM; this comes from the coding sequence ATGCCACCAGTGATCGCCCCGGCCGCCGTCCCCCCTGCTGCCGTCTCGGCCCCACCGGCGGTCGTGCAGAAGGCCAAGCCCGCGCCCCACGGCTGGACGACCTACACCGTGCGCAGCGGTGACAACCTGTCCTCGATCGCCGACCGCACCGGCACGACCGTGGGCGCCCTGGTCGCGCGCAACCACCTCCGCGACGGCGGGTCGAGGCTGTCGGTGGGCCAGCACCTGTCGGTGCCGAAGACGGCTGCCCAGGCCCGCGCCGAGGCCGCCCGCGCCAAGGCGGCCGCTGCTGCCCGGGCCGCGGCGATCCGGCGGGCCACCTACGTCGTGCGATCGGGCGACACGCTGTCAGGCATCGCCGCCCGCAAGGGCGTCTCCCTCGCAGCCCTCCTGAAGGCCAACCACCTGTCGACCCGCTCGGTGATCCACATCGGCCAGAAGGTCCGCATCCCCGGCGCCGGCGCCGCGAGCACCGCACGCCCGGCGGCCTCCGCCCCCACCACCGCGACCTACACGGTCCGCTCCGGCGACACCCTCAGCGCCATCGCCGCGCGGACGAAGACGCCGCTGGGCACGCTCTACAAGCTCAACCGGCTCTCGGCCCGCACCGTGATCCACCCCGGGCAGCACCTGCGGGTGCGTGGCACGTCCGCGAGCGCCGCGCGCCGGGCGAGCACCACGGCATACACCGTCGTGTCGGGTGACACGCTCTCCGGCATCGCCGCGCGCAAGGGCGTCTCGCTGGCCTCGCTGCTCAAGGCGAACCACCTCTCGGCCCGCACGGTGATCCACGTCGGCCAGAAGCTGCGCGTGCCCTCGACCGCCAAGCCGGTCAGCCCGAGCACCAACACCTTCGCGGGTCGCACCTACCCGCAGGCCACGGTCAGTGCGGCGAACCGCAACCGGGAGGCACTGGCCGCGCGCTCCGTCCCGAGCCGCACCCAGACCCGGGCGATGATCGTCGCGACGGCACGGCGCCACGGCGTCGACCCCACGCTGGCCCTCGCCGTCGCGTGGCAGGAGTCGGGCTGGAACCAGCGGCAGGTCTCGGTCGCCAACGCGATCGGCGTCATGCAGGTGATCCCCTCGTCGGGCGAGTGGGCCTCGCAGATGGTGGGGCGCCGGCTCAACCTGCTCAACACCCAGGACAACATCACCGCCGGTGTCGCGATCCTGCGCTCGCTGACCCGCTCGGCCTCGAACACCGACCAGGCGATCGCCGGGTACTACCAGGGGCTGGCGTCAGTGCAGAAGAACGGCATGTACGCGGACACCAAGTCCTACGTGAAGGCCGTGAAGTCGCACCGCGGCCGCATGTGA
- a CDS encoding response regulator transcription factor, with amino-acid sequence MSEQDTAAAGTGASGVAAPVTVVVADDHPLWRDAVAADLSDAGYLVVATADDGPSAVNRTKATRPRVLVLDLNLPGLRGHEVCQALGALETRVLVLSASGEQQDVLEAVKAGATGYLVKSATREQIVSAVGATARGEAVFTPGLAGLVLGEFRKMSTQPSVDPSRPIPELTERETEVLRLVATGMSSKEIAAELFISHRTVQNHVQNTLGKLQLHNRVELARFAIAKGLDTPEA; translated from the coding sequence ATGAGCGAGCAGGACACCGCGGCGGCGGGCACGGGGGCTTCTGGTGTGGCTGCGCCGGTCACGGTGGTCGTGGCGGACGACCACCCGCTGTGGCGCGACGCCGTGGCGGCGGACCTGTCCGATGCCGGCTACTTGGTGGTTGCCACCGCGGACGACGGGCCGTCGGCGGTCAACCGGACCAAGGCGACGCGGCCGCGGGTGCTCGTCCTGGACCTCAACCTGCCGGGACTGCGGGGCCACGAGGTCTGCCAGGCGCTCGGCGCGCTGGAGACGCGGGTGCTCGTGCTCTCGGCCAGCGGCGAGCAGCAGGACGTGCTCGAGGCGGTGAAGGCCGGGGCCACCGGTTACCTCGTGAAGTCGGCCACGCGCGAGCAGATCGTCTCGGCGGTCGGCGCGACCGCGCGCGGCGAGGCGGTGTTCACCCCCGGGCTCGCCGGGCTGGTGCTGGGGGAGTTCCGCAAGATGTCCACCCAGCCCTCGGTCGACCCCTCCCGGCCGATCCCCGAGCTCACCGAGCGCGAGACCGAGGTGCTGCGGCTCGTCGCGACCGGCATGTCGTCCAAGGAGATCGCGGCCGAGCTGTTCATCAGCCACCGCACCGTGCAGAACCACGTGCAGAACACGCTCGGGAAGCTGCAGCTGCACAACCGGGTCGAGCTCGCCCGGTTCGCGATCGCCAAGGGGCTCGACACCCCCGAGGCGTAG
- the macS gene encoding MacS family sensor histidine kinase, with protein MLSVPARRSAVLDPSSQPEVVSAFWKGIDVFRPIALLYAAYSLWDRPTDLTRPALAWSVLAVLGAWTVFLVFFRRRRLWLVLVELALGAGAILATRLVDTDAAIEAGARTLPTFWPAAGVVSAAVLLGRRGGIPAAVFIGVVDVVEVRQATPNTVNNIVLLLLIGALIGYACDLAREGHAKLREALVLEARVRERERLARTVHDGVLQTLAFINRRGGELGEQSAVLGAMAAEQERILRALVSGTSPEDTEAAVTGDTDLRQSLARYAGGRVQLVAPADPVPVPPRVAGELTAAVGAALDNVRQHAGEDAQAWVLLEDAGDDVVITVRDNGVGMPSGRLEQAAAAGRLGASSSIRGRLADLGGEARYSGREGSGVTVEMRAPRSGAPEGDR; from the coding sequence GTGCTCTCCGTGCCGGCACGCCGGTCGGCGGTGCTCGACCCGTCCTCCCAGCCGGAGGTCGTGTCGGCGTTCTGGAAGGGCATCGACGTCTTCCGCCCGATCGCGCTGCTCTACGCCGCGTACTCGCTCTGGGACCGGCCCACCGACCTGACCCGCCCCGCCCTGGCCTGGTCGGTCCTGGCCGTGCTGGGGGCGTGGACCGTGTTCCTCGTCTTCTTTCGTCGTCGCCGCCTGTGGCTGGTGCTCGTCGAGCTGGCGCTGGGGGCAGGCGCGATCCTGGCCACCCGCCTGGTCGACACCGACGCCGCCATCGAGGCAGGCGCCCGCACCCTGCCGACGTTCTGGCCCGCCGCGGGAGTCGTGTCCGCGGCCGTCCTCCTCGGGCGGCGCGGCGGCATACCCGCTGCCGTGTTCATCGGCGTCGTCGACGTCGTGGAGGTGCGGCAGGCCACGCCCAACACGGTCAACAACATCGTGCTGCTGCTGCTCATCGGCGCCCTCATCGGGTACGCCTGCGACCTGGCCCGCGAGGGCCACGCCAAGCTGCGCGAGGCGCTCGTCCTCGAGGCGCGCGTGCGCGAGCGCGAGCGGCTCGCGCGCACCGTCCACGACGGCGTCCTGCAGACCCTCGCCTTCATCAACCGGCGGGGCGGCGAGCTGGGCGAGCAGTCGGCCGTGCTCGGCGCCATGGCCGCCGAGCAGGAGCGCATCCTGCGCGCCCTGGTGAGCGGCACGAGCCCGGAGGACACCGAGGCCGCCGTGACCGGCGACACCGACCTGCGCCAGTCGCTCGCCCGGTACGCCGGTGGCCGCGTGCAGCTCGTCGCCCCTGCCGACCCCGTCCCCGTGCCGCCGAGGGTCGCCGGCGAGCTGACCGCCGCTGTGGGCGCAGCGCTGGACAACGTGCGCCAGCACGCGGGCGAGGACGCCCAGGCCTGGGTGCTGCTCGAGGACGCCGGCGACGACGTCGTCATCACGGTGCGCGACAACGGCGTGGGTATGCCGTCCGGGCGGCTCGAGCAGGCCGCGGCAGCCGGGCGGCTGGGCGCGTCCTCGAGCATCCGCGGCAGGCTGGCGGACCTCGGGGGAGAAGCGAGGTACTCGGGCCGCGAGGGCTCCGGGGTGACGGTCGAGATGCGCGCGCCGAGGAGCGGCGCGCCGGAGGGAGATCGATGA
- the pknB gene encoding Stk1 family PASTA domain-containing Ser/Thr kinase, which produces MSSGVTESLLGRVLDGRYRVQSHIADGGMASVYLALDTRLDRDVALKVLRADLAQDEAFVTRFRREARSAARLSHPNVVAVFDQGEDDGLMFLAMEYVPGQTLREVMRAEGPLTPRAALDILAPVLQALGAAHRAGIIHRDVKPENVILREDDGTVKVADFGLARAVSAHTVTSQTGVLLGTVAYLSPEQVERGIADARSDVYAAGLILFEMLTGTKAFTGDTPIHIAYQHVHGSIPAPSSRVPSVPQELDSLVALATSRDPDQRPSDAADFLTQVRASRAMLTPAELDRRPEGPASLAGGASTVAVERTSALPVGADGAESTEQVDDGAAPARRRVPPVALPIDHTPTVPPGAELAPRRRGALEGRVVGDDGRRGGLPWRWIAIALAVLVVAGLSLWWFLAGPGSPTVVPRTTNLAYAKAATALERAHLTPKREDQFDESVPKGVVMSTDPGAGTEVSRGTDVTVTVSRGPERYAVPDVAGKSKAEATDQIAAAKLAVGSTTEAFSETVAPGLVISVDPKAGTELKRGADVALVVSKGRQPIAVTDWTGKPADQAVNDLTGKGLQVDATQQEFSTDVAKGSVISQTPAGGTLYRGDSVKLVVSKGPEMVPVPDVQGKQEAEAEKILTDAGFKVQKDRFMGGVFGTVRSQSPAGGGKAPKGSVVTLVIV; this is translated from the coding sequence GTGTCTTCCGGTGTGACCGAGTCCCTCCTCGGCCGTGTGCTCGACGGGCGCTACCGCGTCCAGTCGCACATCGCCGACGGCGGGATGGCGTCGGTCTACCTGGCGCTGGACACCCGCCTGGACCGTGACGTGGCCCTCAAGGTGCTGCGTGCCGACCTCGCCCAGGACGAGGCGTTCGTCACCCGCTTCCGGCGCGAGGCGCGCTCCGCAGCCCGCCTGTCCCACCCCAACGTCGTGGCCGTCTTCGACCAGGGCGAGGACGACGGGCTCATGTTCCTCGCGATGGAGTACGTCCCCGGCCAGACCCTGCGCGAGGTGATGCGCGCCGAGGGGCCGCTCACTCCGCGAGCCGCCCTGGACATCCTCGCCCCCGTGCTGCAGGCCCTCGGGGCCGCGCACCGGGCCGGCATCATCCACCGCGACGTCAAGCCCGAGAACGTCATCCTGCGCGAGGACGACGGCACCGTGAAGGTCGCCGACTTCGGCCTGGCCCGGGCCGTCTCCGCGCACACCGTCACCTCGCAGACGGGCGTGCTCCTCGGGACGGTCGCCTACCTGTCCCCCGAGCAGGTCGAACGGGGCATCGCCGACGCCCGCAGCGACGTGTACGCCGCCGGGCTGATCCTGTTCGAGATGCTGACCGGGACCAAGGCGTTCACGGGCGACACCCCGATCCACATCGCGTACCAGCACGTCCACGGCTCGATCCCGGCCCCGTCGTCGCGGGTTCCGTCGGTGCCGCAGGAACTCGACTCCCTGGTGGCGCTGGCGACGTCCCGGGACCCCGACCAGCGCCCGTCGGACGCCGCTGACTTCCTCACCCAGGTGCGGGCGTCGCGCGCGATGCTCACCCCGGCCGAGCTCGACCGGCGCCCGGAGGGTCCCGCGTCACTCGCCGGCGGTGCCAGCACGGTGGCCGTGGAGCGCACGAGCGCCCTGCCCGTCGGGGCCGACGGGGCGGAGTCGACCGAGCAGGTGGACGACGGCGCGGCGCCCGCCCGCCGCCGCGTGCCCCCGGTGGCGCTGCCCATCGACCACACGCCGACCGTGCCGCCCGGGGCCGAGCTGGCCCCGCGGCGCCGTGGTGCGCTCGAGGGGCGCGTGGTGGGCGACGACGGCCGGCGCGGCGGCCTGCCGTGGCGCTGGATCGCGATCGCGCTCGCCGTGCTCGTGGTGGCGGGCCTCAGCCTGTGGTGGTTCCTCGCCGGGCCGGGCTCCCCCACCGTCGTGCCGCGGACGACCAACCTCGCGTACGCCAAGGCCGCCACCGCGCTCGAGCGGGCGCACCTCACGCCGAAGCGCGAGGACCAGTTCGACGAGAGCGTGCCCAAGGGCGTCGTCATGTCGACCGATCCCGGCGCCGGGACGGAGGTGTCCCGCGGCACCGACGTCACCGTGACGGTCTCCCGTGGGCCCGAGCGGTATGCCGTGCCCGACGTCGCGGGGAAGTCCAAGGCCGAGGCGACGGACCAGATCGCCGCGGCCAAGCTGGCTGTCGGCTCCACGACCGAGGCGTTCAGCGAGACCGTCGCGCCGGGGCTGGTCATCAGTGTCGACCCCAAGGCCGGCACGGAGCTCAAGCGGGGTGCCGACGTCGCGCTCGTCGTGAGCAAGGGACGCCAGCCGATCGCGGTGACTGACTGGACCGGCAAGCCCGCTGACCAGGCGGTCAACGACCTCACCGGCAAGGGCCTGCAGGTCGACGCGACCCAGCAGGAGTTCAGCACCGACGTCGCCAAGGGCAGCGTGATCTCCCAGACGCCGGCGGGCGGGACGCTCTACCGCGGTGACTCGGTCAAGCTCGTGGTCTCCAAGGGCCCGGAGATGGTCCCGGTGCCGGACGTGCAGGGCAAGCAGGAGGCGGAGGCCGAGAAGATCCTCACCGACGCCGGGTTCAAGGTGCAGAAGGACCGGTTCATGGGCGGCGTCTTCGGCACCGTCCGCAGCCAGAGCCCCGCCGGTGGCGGCAAGGCCCCCAAGGGCAGCGTCGTCACCCTCGTCATCGTCTGA
- a CDS encoding lysophospholipid acyltransferase family protein → MFYWVLKTVVLGPLLKLLFRPWVEGEENIPDEGAAIFASNHLSFSDSIFLPLMVPRRMTFLAKSDYFTGRGIKGRLTAAFFKGVGQLPIDRSGGRAGEAALRQGLKVLRRGELLGIYPEGTRSPDGRLYRGRTGVARMALEAGVPVLPVAMIGTDKAQPTGKKVPKLMRIGIKIGKPLDFSRYEGMEDDRFVLRSVTDEIMYELMLLSGQEYVDMYATSMKDRILAAAKTKAREIQEAALPGAAAKELEEALAAGEESSTRAASRAVDDAAADIDERTASEGRPAADGDTGRSDDERPGGESGSGSVDRAAS, encoded by the coding sequence GTGTTCTACTGGGTTCTCAAGACGGTCGTGCTTGGGCCGCTGCTCAAGCTGCTGTTCCGGCCGTGGGTCGAGGGCGAGGAGAACATCCCCGACGAGGGGGCCGCGATCTTCGCGAGCAACCACCTCTCCTTCTCCGACTCGATCTTCCTGCCGCTCATGGTCCCGCGGCGGATGACGTTCCTCGCCAAGTCCGACTACTTCACCGGCCGCGGCATCAAGGGCCGCCTCACCGCGGCGTTCTTCAAGGGCGTGGGCCAGCTGCCCATCGACCGCTCCGGCGGCCGCGCGGGTGAGGCGGCGCTGCGCCAGGGCCTGAAGGTGCTGCGGCGCGGCGAGCTGCTCGGCATCTACCCCGAGGGCACCCGCAGCCCCGACGGCCGGCTCTACCGCGGTCGCACCGGCGTGGCCCGCATGGCCCTGGAGGCCGGCGTCCCGGTCCTGCCGGTCGCGATGATCGGCACGGACAAGGCCCAGCCCACGGGCAAGAAGGTACCCAAGCTCATGCGGATCGGCATCAAGATCGGCAAGCCGCTGGACTTCTCACGCTACGAGGGCATGGAGGACGACCGGTTCGTCCTGCGCTCGGTCACCGACGAGATCATGTACGAGCTCATGCTGCTGTCCGGCCAGGAGTACGTCGACATGTACGCCACGTCGATGAAGGACCGGATCCTCGCCGCCGCCAAGACCAAGGCCCGCGAGATCCAGGAGGCCGCCCTGCCGGGTGCCGCGGCTAAGGAGCTCGAGGAGGCGCTCGCCGCCGGCGAGGAGTCCTCGACCCGGGCGGCGAGCCGCGCCGTGGACGACGCCGCCGCCGACATCGACGAGCGCACCGCGAGCGAGGGCCGACCCGCCGCGGACGGCGACACCGGGCGGAGCGACGACGAGCGCCCGGGTGGCGAGTCCGGCAGCGGCTCCGTCGACCGCGCTGCGTCCTGA
- a CDS encoding GntG family PLP-dependent aldolase yields the protein MPDAPQVDLLSDTLTKPTDAMRAAMAAAPVGDDVFGEDPTVRELEQRVAGMLGHEDGLFTPSGSMANQLGIRLHVAPGQELVADSLAHVLRAEMGAAAVLSGISSRSWMAQHGELDAAQPLALMIPDGGAYQVNTRLVVVENTHNFGGGTVQPLDQVQALREGTQARGVAMHLDGARLWNAHVATGTPLDTWGGLFDTVSVCLSKGLGAPVGSVLVGSAAHMQEARIWRKRFGGGMRQVGILAAAGLHALEHHVQRLADDHGRARRFAEAAAQARPGSVDPARVQTNIVVLDVSGAGWTAAGFVEAAAARGVRIYPVSPTAVRLVWHLDVDDAGTTLAVDALAPLLEQGPPAA from the coding sequence ATGCCCGATGCCCCCCAGGTCGACCTGCTCTCCGACACCCTCACCAAGCCGACCGACGCCATGCGCGCGGCGATGGCCGCCGCGCCCGTCGGTGACGACGTGTTCGGCGAGGACCCCACCGTCCGCGAGCTCGAGCAGCGGGTGGCCGGGATGCTGGGCCACGAGGACGGCCTGTTCACCCCGTCGGGGTCGATGGCCAACCAGCTCGGCATCCGGTTGCACGTCGCGCCGGGCCAGGAGCTCGTCGCCGACTCGCTCGCGCACGTGCTGCGGGCCGAGATGGGTGCCGCCGCGGTGCTCTCGGGCATCTCGTCGCGGTCCTGGATGGCGCAGCACGGGGAGCTCGACGCGGCACAGCCGTTGGCGCTGATGATCCCCGACGGCGGGGCGTACCAGGTCAACACCCGGCTCGTCGTCGTGGAGAACACGCACAACTTCGGCGGGGGCACGGTGCAGCCGCTGGACCAGGTGCAGGCCCTGCGCGAGGGCACGCAGGCGCGCGGCGTCGCGATGCACCTCGACGGCGCCCGGCTCTGGAACGCGCACGTCGCGACCGGCACCCCTCTCGACACCTGGGGCGGGCTGTTCGACACCGTGAGCGTGTGCCTGTCCAAGGGGCTCGGCGCCCCGGTCGGGTCGGTGCTCGTCGGGTCGGCGGCGCACATGCAGGAGGCCCGCATCTGGCGCAAGCGCTTCGGCGGTGGCATGCGCCAGGTCGGCATCCTCGCGGCCGCTGGGCTGCACGCGCTCGAGCACCACGTGCAGCGGCTGGCGGACGACCACGGCCGGGCCCGGCGGTTCGCCGAGGCGGCGGCGCAGGCGCGCCCCGGCTCGGTCGACCCGGCTCGGGTCCAGACCAACATCGTGGTGCTCGACGTGTCCGGTGCCGGCTGGACGGCGGCCGGTTTCGTGGAGGCGGCGGCGGCGCGCGGGGTGCGGATCTACCCGGTGAGCCCCACGGCGGTCCGCCTCGTGTGGCACCTCGACGTCGACGACGCCGGGACCACGCTCGCCGTCGACGCGCTCGCACCGCTGCTCGAGCAGGGGCCGCCGGCCGCCTGA
- a CDS encoding class II 3-deoxy-7-phosphoheptulonate synthase yields MSTAQHDALASLAAGAALPAAQQPEWPDPLALADAVATLASYPPLVFAGECDVLKSRMAAAARGEAFVLQGGDCAETFAAATADNIRDRVKTILQMAAVLTYGASVPVVKIGRMAGQYAKPRSSGSETREGVTLPAYRGDMVNDFEFTPEARIPDPQRLVRAYHASSATLNLVRAFTQGGFADLRHVHDWNKGFVSNSANSRYERLAKDIDKAMKFMSACGADFDAMRTTEFFSAHEALLLDYERPLTRVDSRTGELYDTSGHFIWVGERTRDLDGAHVDFVSKVLNPIGVKLSAKAEIDDVLRLIDKVDPDREPGRLTFITRMGARTVREALPTLVEKITASGAQVTWICDPMHGNTFESSSGYKTRDFEDVVEEVRGFFEVHQGLGTVPGGIHVELTGNDVTECIGGAEKILDADLSQRYETVCDPRLNHQQSLELAFLTAEMLSKS; encoded by the coding sequence GTGAGCACTGCCCAGCACGACGCCCTCGCCAGCCTCGCGGCCGGCGCCGCCCTCCCGGCGGCGCAGCAGCCCGAGTGGCCCGACCCGTTGGCGCTCGCCGACGCGGTCGCGACCCTCGCGTCCTACCCGCCCCTGGTGTTCGCGGGGGAGTGCGACGTGCTCAAGAGCCGCATGGCGGCCGCCGCCCGTGGCGAGGCGTTCGTGCTCCAGGGCGGCGACTGCGCCGAGACCTTCGCGGCCGCAACCGCGGACAACATCCGCGACCGGGTCAAGACGATCCTGCAGATGGCCGCGGTCCTCACCTACGGCGCCAGCGTCCCCGTGGTCAAGATCGGCCGCATGGCCGGCCAGTACGCGAAGCCGCGCAGCAGCGGCAGCGAGACGCGTGAGGGCGTCACGCTCCCGGCATACCGCGGCGACATGGTCAACGACTTCGAGTTCACGCCCGAGGCACGCATCCCCGACCCGCAGCGGCTGGTCCGCGCGTACCACGCGAGCTCGGCCACGCTGAACCTCGTCCGAGCATTCACCCAGGGTGGCTTCGCCGACCTGCGGCACGTCCACGACTGGAACAAGGGCTTCGTCTCCAACTCGGCCAACAGCCGCTACGAGCGCCTGGCCAAGGACATCGACAAGGCGATGAAGTTCATGTCGGCCTGTGGCGCGGACTTCGACGCGATGCGCACGACCGAGTTCTTCTCCGCCCACGAGGCGCTGCTGCTCGACTACGAGCGCCCGCTGACCCGCGTCGACAGCCGCACGGGCGAGCTGTACGACACCAGCGGCCACTTCATCTGGGTGGGGGAGCGCACCCGCGACCTCGACGGCGCGCACGTCGACTTCGTCTCCAAGGTGCTCAACCCGATCGGCGTGAAGCTGTCGGCCAAGGCCGAGATCGACGACGTGCTGCGCCTCATCGACAAGGTCGACCCCGACCGCGAGCCGGGCCGCCTGACGTTCATCACGCGGATGGGCGCGCGGACGGTCCGCGAGGCGCTGCCGACGCTCGTCGAGAAGATCACCGCCAGCGGTGCCCAGGTCACCTGGATCTGCGACCCCATGCACGGCAACACCTTCGAGTCCTCCAGCGGCTACAAGACGCGCGACTTCGAGGACGTGGTGGAGGAGGTGCGCGGGTTCTTCGAGGTGCACCAGGGCCTTGGGACGGTGCCCGGCGGCATCCACGTCGAGCTCACGGGCAACGACGTCACCGAGTGCATCGGTGGCGCGGAGAAGATCCTCGACGCCGACCTGTCCCAGCGCTACGAGACCGTGTGCGACCCGCGCCTGAACCACCAGCAGAGCCTGGAGCTGGCGTTCCTCACCGCGGAGATGCTCTCCAAGAGCTGA
- a CDS encoding DMT family transporter, whose product MSPPEGPALSPSTPSAASRTRLPATRLATLLLVSVTAVWGSTFFLIRDLVAHVPSADFLAVRFAIAAVVMAVVFRRQVLALRRRELVVGLGLGVLYGLAQLLQTVGLEHTDASVSGFVTGTYVVLTPVLGAVLLRDRLPGSTWLAVLLATAGLAVLSLRGLSVGYGEALTLGSAVLYALHILGLGRYSTAAAATGLATVQAFVIAVVATIAALPGGITLPSTGGQWTSLLYMALVAGAVALWAQTWAQSHLPAARAAIVMTMEPVFAAFFAVLFGGESLTARMLLGGGLVLAAMYVVELLGRRTPGATAEQDPPAELLHHEV is encoded by the coding sequence ATGTCGCCACCCGAAGGCCCTGCCCTGTCCCCCAGCACGCCGTCCGCCGCCTCGCGCACGCGGCTGCCCGCGACCCGGCTCGCGACCCTGCTGCTGGTCTCCGTGACGGCTGTCTGGGGCTCGACGTTCTTCCTCATCCGCGACCTGGTCGCCCACGTGCCGTCGGCGGACTTCCTCGCCGTGCGGTTCGCCATCGCGGCGGTCGTCATGGCGGTGGTGTTCCGGCGGCAGGTGCTCGCCCTGCGCCGCCGCGAGCTGGTGGTCGGTCTCGGCCTCGGCGTGCTGTACGGCCTGGCGCAGCTGCTGCAGACCGTGGGGCTGGAGCACACCGACGCGTCGGTGTCCGGGTTCGTCACGGGGACCTACGTCGTGCTCACCCCGGTGCTGGGGGCGGTGCTGCTGCGCGACCGGCTGCCGGGCAGCACGTGGCTCGCCGTCCTCCTGGCGACGGCCGGCCTGGCCGTCCTGTCGCTGCGCGGGCTGTCGGTCGGCTACGGCGAGGCGCTGACCCTCGGCTCCGCGGTCCTCTACGCGCTGCACATCCTGGGCCTCGGCCGGTACTCGACCGCCGCCGCGGCGACCGGCCTGGCCACGGTGCAGGCGTTCGTCATCGCGGTCGTGGCGACCATCGCCGCGCTCCCGGGTGGCATCACGCTGCCGTCGACCGGGGGCCAGTGGACGTCGCTGCTCTACATGGCTCTGGTCGCCGGTGCCGTCGCCCTGTGGGCGCAGACGTGGGCCCAGTCGCACCTGCCTGCGGCCCGCGCCGCGATCGTCATGACCATGGAGCCGGTCTTCGCGGCGTTCTTCGCCGTGCTGTTCGGTGGCGAGTCGCTCACGGCGCGGATGCTCCTCGGCGGCGGCCTCGTGCTGGCCGCGATGTACGTCGTCGAGCTGCTCGGCCGTCGCACCCCGGGCGCCACCGCTGAGCAGGACCCACCGGCCGAGCTGCTCCACCACGAGGTGTGA
- a CDS encoding Rv2175c family DNA-binding protein has product MSEQIPGPGADTQDGAATSIEALVGSWLPVPDVAERLGVPLSQVRRMLEERELLGLRVGERRILQVPEAFLDETVLHYLRGTITVLADGGMDDEEVVRWLFTADDTLGRGGTPVDALRDGFKTEVRRRAMETAF; this is encoded by the coding sequence GTGAGCGAGCAGATCCCCGGTCCCGGCGCGGACACCCAGGACGGCGCGGCGACGTCGATCGAGGCCCTCGTCGGGTCCTGGCTGCCCGTCCCGGACGTCGCGGAACGCCTCGGCGTGCCGCTGTCGCAGGTCCGCCGGATGCTCGAGGAGCGCGAGCTGCTCGGGCTGCGGGTGGGGGAGCGGCGGATCCTGCAGGTCCCCGAGGCGTTCCTCGACGAGACCGTGCTGCACTACCTGCGCGGCACGATCACCGTCCTCGCCGACGGCGGGATGGACGACGAGGAGGTCGTGCGTTGGCTGTTCACCGCCGACGACACCCTCGGCCGCGGTGGCACGCCCGTCGACGCCCTGCGTGACGGCTTCAAGACCGAGGTCCGCCGCCGCGCGATGGAGACGGCCTTCTAG